Proteins encoded together in one Paracoccus sp. SMMA_5_TC window:
- a CDS encoding CDP-alcohol phosphatidyltransferase family protein, producing MKPRYKALSVHLLTATGAVLSMLALLAAVQAEWSQMFLWLVIALIVDGVDGPLARRYQVKTNWPTYDGVLMDLIIDYLTYVFIPAYALFMSGLLPGWTGWIAIIAITYGSVIYFADTRMKTKDNSFAGFPACWNMVVLVLFALKPNFWVILLVVVALALTMFSNVKFIHPVRTERWRWLSLPITAAWIGFAVWAVMVDFHPESVARWGLLLTSLWLMFAGLAQQLTQRRA from the coding sequence ATGAAACCGCGCTACAAGGCCCTTTCCGTTCATCTGCTGACTGCCACCGGGGCGGTGCTGTCGATGCTGGCCTTGCTGGCGGCGGTTCAGGCGGAATGGTCGCAGATGTTTTTGTGGCTGGTCATCGCGCTGATCGTGGACGGGGTCGATGGGCCGCTGGCCCGGCGCTATCAGGTCAAGACCAACTGGCCGACCTATGACGGCGTGTTGATGGACCTGATCATCGACTATCTGACCTATGTGTTCATCCCGGCCTATGCGCTGTTCATGTCGGGGCTGCTGCCGGGCTGGACGGGCTGGATCGCGATCATCGCCATCACCTATGGCAGCGTGATCTATTTCGCCGACACCCGCATGAAGACAAAGGACAATTCCTTTGCCGGCTTTCCGGCCTGCTGGAACATGGTGGTGCTGGTCCTGTTCGCGCTGAAGCCGAACTTCTGGGTTATCCTGCTGGTGGTGGTCGCCCTGGCACTGACCATGTTCAGCAACGTGAAATTCATCCATCCGGTGCGAACCGAACGCTGGCGCTGGCTGTCTCTGCCGATCACCGCCGCCTGGATCGGTTTTGCGGTCTGGGCGGTCATGGTCGACTTCCACCCCGAAAGCGTGGCGCGCTGGGGGCTGCTGCTGACCTCGCTCTGGCTGATGTTTGCCGGACTTGCCCAGCAACTGACACAGAGAAGGGCTTGA
- the serB gene encoding phosphoserine phosphatase SerB — MHTVTILAAPARADLTPAIVNGLRDRWAGGSVIWLAQGVAAEFALAEVPTDFWECWQDLQDRGLDLAIQATRGRRKAVLLADMDSTMIQQECIDELADFAGVGARVAAITAAAMNGELNFHEALIARVGLLAGLRESVIDQVLDSRITLAPGGRELVATMREQGAYTALVSGGFTVFTGPVAAALGFHEHRANTLLAEDGVLTGHVSLPVLGREAKIEALEQITAARGLAPADALAVGDGANDLGMLQLAGMGVALHAKPAVAAQVSLRVNHGDLTALLYLQGYAAEEFAR; from the coding sequence ATGCATACCGTGACCATCCTTGCCGCGCCCGCACGGGCCGATCTGACCCCCGCAATCGTGAACGGATTGCGCGATCGCTGGGCCGGCGGGTCGGTGATCTGGCTGGCCCAGGGGGTCGCCGCAGAGTTTGCGCTGGCTGAGGTTCCGACCGATTTCTGGGAATGCTGGCAGGATTTGCAGGACCGCGGCCTGGATCTGGCGATCCAGGCGACCCGTGGGCGACGCAAGGCGGTTCTGCTGGCGGACATGGATTCGACGATGATCCAGCAGGAATGCATCGACGAGCTGGCCGATTTCGCCGGTGTCGGCGCGCGCGTCGCCGCCATCACCGCCGCGGCGATGAACGGCGAGCTGAATTTTCACGAGGCGCTGATCGCGCGCGTCGGCCTGCTGGCCGGCCTGCGTGAAAGCGTCATCGACCAGGTGCTGGACAGCCGCATCACCCTGGCGCCGGGCGGGCGCGAGCTGGTGGCCACCATGCGCGAGCAGGGCGCCTATACTGCGCTGGTGTCGGGCGGCTTCACGGTGTTCACCGGGCCGGTGGCGGCGGCGCTGGGCTTTCACGAACACCGCGCCAACACGCTTTTAGCCGAGGACGGCGTGCTGACCGGCCATGTCAGCCTGCCGGTGCTGGGCCGCGAGGCCAAGATCGAGGCGCTGGAACAGATCACCGCCGCCCGCGGCCTTGCCCCGGCGGACGCGCTGGCCGTGGGCGACGGCGCCAACGATCTGGGCATGTTGCAACTGGCCGGCATGGGGGTGGCGCTGCACGCCAAGCCCGCCGTCGCCGCGCAGGTCAGCCTGCGCGTCAATCATGGCGATCTGACGGCACTTCTGTATCTGCAAGGCTACGCGGCCGAGGAATTTGCCCGCTGA
- a CDS encoding phosphoserine transaminase produces MSITAPAARPVNPRFSSGPCAKIPNFSLDMLADAPLGRSHRAAIGKAKLAEAIELTREVLGVPADYRIGIVPASDTGAVEMALWSLLGPRRVEMLAWESFGEGWVTDVVKQLKLDAVVRKADYGKIVDFTQVDFDHDVVFTWNGTTSGVRVPNGDAIPADRAGLTICDATSAAFAMDLPWDKLDVVTFSWQKVLGGEGGHGVLILSPRAVARLESHTPAWPMPKIFRLTKGGKLIEGIFKGETINTPSMLCVEDYLVALKWAQALGGRGALIARAEANARAVRDFIADKDWIADLAEDPATASTTSVCLRFTDPRIRDGAAFAKAVAKRLEKEGVALDAGSYRDAPPGLRIWCGSTVETSDVAALMPWIEYAYLAEIEAQAAAA; encoded by the coding sequence ATGAGCATCACTGCTCCGGCCGCGCGACCGGTCAATCCGCGCTTCTCGTCGGGCCCCTGTGCCAAGATCCCCAATTTCTCGCTGGACATGCTTGCAGACGCGCCTCTGGGCCGTTCGCATCGCGCCGCCATCGGCAAGGCCAAGCTGGCCGAGGCGATCGAGCTGACGCGCGAAGTGCTGGGCGTGCCGGCCGATTACCGCATCGGCATCGTGCCGGCATCGGATACCGGCGCCGTGGAAATGGCGCTGTGGTCGCTGCTGGGTCCGCGCCGGGTCGAGATGCTGGCCTGGGAAAGCTTCGGCGAAGGCTGGGTGACCGACGTGGTCAAGCAGCTGAAGCTGGATGCGGTGGTGCGCAAGGCCGATTACGGCAAGATCGTCGATTTTACCCAGGTCGATTTCGACCATGACGTGGTGTTCACCTGGAACGGCACCACCTCTGGCGTGCGGGTGCCGAATGGCGACGCGATCCCGGCCGACCGCGCCGGGCTGACCATCTGCGACGCGACCAGCGCCGCCTTTGCCATGGACCTGCCCTGGGACAAGCTGGATGTGGTCACCTTTTCCTGGCAGAAGGTGCTGGGCGGCGAAGGCGGTCATGGCGTGCTGATCCTGTCGCCGCGCGCCGTTGCGCGGCTGGAAAGCCACACCCCCGCCTGGCCGATGCCCAAGATCTTTCGCCTGACCAAGGGCGGCAAGCTGATCGAGGGCATCTTCAAGGGCGAAACCATCAACACCCCATCGATGCTGTGCGTCGAGGATTACCTGGTGGCGCTGAAATGGGCGCAGGCGCTGGGCGGGCGCGGTGCGCTGATCGCCCGGGCCGAGGCGAATGCCCGCGCCGTGCGCGATTTCATCGCCGACAAGGACTGGATCGCCGACCTGGCCGAGGATCCGGCCACCGCCTCGACAACTTCGGTCTGCCTGCGCTTTACCGATCCGCGCATTCGCGACGGTGCGGCCTTTGCCAAGGCCGTAGCCAAGCGGCTTGAGAAAGAGGGCGTGGCCCTGGACGCCGGCAGCTATCGCGATGCCCCGCCCGGCCTACGCATCTGGTGCGGCTCGACCGTCGAGACCAGCGATGTCGCGGCACTGATGCCCTGGATCGAATACGCCTATCTGGCCGAGATCGAGGCCCAGGCCGCCGCCGCCTGA
- the serA gene encoding phosphoglycerate dehydrogenase, giving the protein MPKVLVSDKLSETAVQIFRDRGVDVDYLPDLGKDKEKLAEVIGQYDGLAIRSATKVTAKLLENAPNLKVIGRAGIGVDNVDIPAASKRGVIVMNTPFGNSVTTAEHAIALMFAVARQLPEASVSTHAGKWEKNRFMGVELFNKVLGVIGAGNIGSIVIDRALGLKMKVLAFDPFLSEERAVELGVKKVELDELLAKADFITLHVPLTDKTRNILSRENLARTKKGVRIINAARGGLIDEEALAEMLKSGHVAGAALDVFATEPATESPLFGLPNVVVTPHLGASTNEAQENVALQVAEQMSDYLLTGAVQNALNMPSVTAEEAAVMGPWIKLAGHLGAFIGQMTDEPIKAINVLYDGVASEMNLKALNAAAIAGVMKATNPDVNMVSAPVMAHERGVQVATTTQAKSGVFDGYIKATVVTETRERSIAGTVFSDGKPRFIQIRGINIEAEVGEHMLYTRNKDVPGVIGALGMTLGDLGVNIANFTLGRTRTGDDAIAILYLDEALKPEALEALRATGKFLQVRPLHFEV; this is encoded by the coding sequence ATGCCCAAGGTTCTTGTTTCGGACAAGCTTTCGGAAACCGCCGTCCAGATCTTTCGCGATCGCGGCGTCGATGTGGATTACCTGCCCGATCTGGGCAAGGACAAGGAAAAGCTGGCCGAGGTGATCGGCCAGTATGACGGGCTGGCGATCCGCTCGGCCACCAAGGTGACGGCCAAGCTGCTGGAAAACGCCCCCAATCTGAAGGTGATCGGCCGCGCCGGCATCGGCGTGGACAATGTCGACATCCCGGCGGCGTCGAAACGGGGGGTGATCGTGATGAACACCCCCTTCGGCAACAGCGTGACCACTGCCGAACATGCCATCGCGCTGATGTTCGCCGTTGCGCGACAACTGCCCGAGGCCTCGGTTTCGACCCATGCCGGCAAGTGGGAAAAGAACCGCTTCATGGGGGTGGAACTCTTCAACAAGGTGCTGGGCGTGATCGGCGCGGGCAACATCGGTTCCATCGTCATCGACCGTGCCCTGGGGCTGAAGATGAAGGTGCTGGCCTTTGACCCCTTCCTGTCCGAGGAACGCGCCGTCGAACTGGGGGTGAAGAAGGTCGAGCTGGACGAGCTGCTGGCCAAGGCCGATTTCATCACCCTGCACGTGCCCCTGACCGACAAGACCCGCAACATCCTGTCGCGAGAAAACCTGGCCAGGACCAAGAAGGGCGTGCGCATCATCAACGCCGCCCGCGGTGGCCTGATCGACGAGGAGGCGCTGGCCGAAATGCTGAAAAGCGGCCATGTCGCCGGCGCGGCGCTGGATGTGTTCGCGACCGAGCCGGCGACCGAAAGCCCGCTGTTCGGCCTGCCCAATGTGGTGGTAACGCCGCATCTGGGCGCCTCGACCAACGAAGCGCAGGAAAACGTCGCTCTGCAGGTCGCCGAACAGATGTCGGATTATCTGCTGACCGGTGCGGTGCAGAATGCGCTGAACATGCCCTCGGTCACCGCCGAAGAGGCTGCGGTGATGGGTCCGTGGATCAAGCTGGCCGGGCATCTGGGCGCCTTCATCGGTCAGATGACCGACGAACCGATCAAGGCGATCAACGTGCTTTATGACGGGGTCGCGTCGGAAATGAACCTCAAGGCGCTGAACGCCGCCGCGATCGCCGGGGTGATGAAGGCCACGAACCCCGATGTGAACATGGTTTCGGCCCCGGTGATGGCGCATGAACGCGGCGTGCAGGTCGCCACCACCACCCAGGCGAAGTCGGGAGTGTTTGACGGCTATATCAAGGCCACCGTGGTCACCGAAACGCGCGAGCGTTCGATTGCCGGCACGGTGTTCAGCGATGGCAAGCCGCGCTTCATCCAGATCCGCGGCATCAACATCGAGGCCGAGGTGGGCGAACATATGCTTTACACCCGCAACAAGGACGTGCCGGGGGTGATCGGGGCGCTGGGCATGACGCTGGGCGACCTGGGGGTGAACATCGCCAACTTTACCCTGGGCCGCACCCGCACCGGCGACGATGCCATCGCCATCCTGTATCTGGACGAGGCCCTGAAGCCCGAGGCACTCGAGGCGCTGCGCGCGACCGGCAAGTTCCTGCAGGTGCGCCCGCTGCATTTCGAGGTCTGA
- a CDS encoding metallophosphoesterase — MRIYAIGDIHGHLQLLHQAHALIAADLSRHPGKAAVVHVGDLLDRGPDSRGVVDYLMQGQAEGRPWIVLCGNHDRFLPRFAARPDWIDPGLASGQHWLDHPGLGAAETLASYGVLETADHARAHAQVLERVPQAHLHWLAALPLWHLTPQALFVHAGIRPGVDLSRQTEHDLVWIRRSFLDSGSDHGVLVVHGHSPVDRVTHFGNRLAIDTGAAYGGPLSAVVIEGGQPQLLTAEGRQPLTPGPGGL, encoded by the coding sequence ATGCGGATCTATGCCATCGGCGATATTCACGGCCATCTGCAACTGCTGCACCAGGCCCATGCCTTGATCGCGGCCGATCTGAGCCGTCATCCCGGCAAGGCTGCCGTCGTCCATGTCGGCGACCTGCTGGATCGCGGACCGGATTCGCGCGGCGTGGTCGATTACCTGATGCAGGGCCAGGCCGAAGGCCGGCCATGGATCGTGCTGTGCGGCAATCACGACCGCTTCCTGCCGCGCTTTGCCGCCCGGCCGGACTGGATCGATCCGGGGCTGGCTTCGGGGCAGCACTGGCTGGATCATCCGGGGCTGGGGGCGGCGGAAACGCTGGCCTCCTATGGTGTCCTCGAGACGGCGGACCATGCACGTGCCCATGCGCAGGTGCTGGAAAGGGTGCCGCAGGCGCATCTGCACTGGTTGGCAGCCTTGCCGCTGTGGCATCTGACACCGCAGGCGCTGTTCGTCCATGCCGGCATTCGGCCCGGTGTCGATCTGTCGCGGCAGACCGAACATGACCTTGTCTGGATCCGGCGCAGCTTTCTGGACAGCGGCAGCGACCATGGGGTGCTGGTGGTGCACGGCCATTCGCCGGTGGACCGGGTGACGCATTTCGGCAATCGTCTGGCGATCGATACCGGCGCCGCCTATGGCGGCCCGCTAAGTGCCGTGGTGATCGAGGGCGGGCAGCCGCAGCTGCTGACCGCAGAGGGACGTCAGCCGTTGACGCCGGGTCCGGGGGGCTTGTAG
- a CDS encoding CreA family protein: MKAIPVALLLMAGPAAAEVVGKVGVDWVGNDIVIEAIADPQVSGVTCHLAYFDRSMLDRLSQGNWFEDPSNSAIECTRTGPIRLGDIRRGAKGEDVFSASRSLIFKSLRVKRIYDETNHVLIYLAHANQVNQGSAKMSISTVPLLPEEIPPATR, translated from the coding sequence ATGAAGGCAATTCCTGTCGCCTTGTTGCTGATGGCGGGCCCGGCGGCCGCCGAGGTGGTGGGCAAGGTCGGGGTGGATTGGGTCGGCAACGACATCGTGATCGAAGCGATCGCCGATCCCCAGGTATCCGGCGTGACCTGCCATCTTGCCTATTTCGACCGCTCGATGCTGGATCGGCTCAGCCAGGGCAACTGGTTCGAGGATCCGTCCAATTCGGCCATCGAATGCACGCGCACGGGACCGATCCGACTGGGCGATATCCGCCGTGGCGCCAAGGGCGAGGATGTCTTTTCCGCCTCGCGGTCGCTGATCTTCAAAAGCCTGCGGGTCAAGCGGATCTATGACGAAACCAACCACGTGCTGATCTATCTGGCCCATGCCAATCAGGTTAATCAGGGTTCGGCCAAGATGTCGATATCGACCGTGCCGCTGCTGCCCGAGGAAATTCCGCCAGCAACCCGGTGA
- the hspQ gene encoding heat shock protein HspQ translates to MRIRSKTAKYNLGQVVRHREHPFRGVVFDVDPEFANTEEWYESIPEESRPSRNQPFYHLFAETEATFYVAYVSEQNLIPDPSGEPVEHPEVTEMFGEFEDGRYPLQVGLN, encoded by the coding sequence ATGCGGATTCGGTCCAAGACCGCCAAATACAACCTCGGGCAGGTCGTCCGCCACCGCGAGCATCCGTTTCGCGGGGTGGTTTTCGACGTGGATCCCGAATTCGCCAATACCGAGGAATGGTATGAATCCATTCCCGAAGAGTCGCGTCCCAGCCGCAATCAGCCGTTCTATCACCTGTTTGCCGAAACCGAAGCGACCTTCTATGTCGCCTATGTATCCGAACAGAACCTGATTCCCGATCCGTCTGGCGAGCCCGTGGAACATCCGGAAGTGACCGAGATGTTCGGGGAATTCGAGGATGGCCGCTATCCGTTGCAGGTCGGGCTCAACTGA
- a CDS encoding ATP-binding protein, with product MMTATATAAIGPNARLRQPLPARQPIFHRIFRAEPMTVRAALMFLRERFQGSAQDEVIGKLELALAEVLNNICEHGIHADAPGIDGATHPPVIHLCVARHVGGIACAITDDGRPLPESCLNPRPLPLGQMDLDQVDALMLLPEGGFGWYLIQGLTVSLSYFREGRRNFLAFIVPVTEPLHAAPSRPDPEPDAEAAIS from the coding sequence ATGATGACAGCCACAGCAACCGCAGCGATTGGCCCGAACGCACGGCTGCGCCAGCCCCTGCCTGCGCGTCAGCCGATCTTTCACCGCATCTTTCGCGCCGAACCCATGACGGTGCGCGCGGCGCTGATGTTCCTGCGCGAACGCTTTCAGGGCAGCGCACAGGACGAGGTAATCGGCAAGCTGGAACTTGCCCTGGCAGAGGTGCTGAACAACATCTGCGAACACGGCATTCACGCCGATGCGCCCGGCATCGATGGCGCCACCCATCCGCCGGTGATCCACCTGTGCGTGGCACGCCATGTCGGCGGGATCGCATGTGCGATAACAGACGACGGCCGGCCGCTGCCCGAATCCTGCCTCAATCCGCGTCCGCTACCGCTCGGGCAAATGGATCTTGACCAGGTCGACGCGCTGATGCTGCTGCCCGAAGGCGGCTTTGGCTGGTATCTGATCCAGGGGCTGACGGTTTCGCTGAGCTATTTTCGCGAAGGCCGGCGAAACTTTCTGGCCTTCATCGTCCCGGTGACCGAGCCGCTGCACGCTGCGCCATCACGACCTGATCCTGAACCCGACGCCGAAGCTGCGATCAGTTGA
- a CDS encoding STAS domain-containing protein yields the protein MHMTLLTHTDGITLRVEEKRLDAAIAIAFKDKVRAMMGDSGPQVVLDLSQVDFMDSSGLGAVIALFKAMPPGRQLVLAGLTPNVQRVFELTRMDKVFTITDRAPDALPQAEEPQ from the coding sequence ATGCACATGACCTTGCTTACTCACACCGATGGCATCACCCTGCGGGTCGAGGAAAAACGACTGGATGCCGCAATCGCCATCGCCTTCAAGGACAAGGTGCGCGCCATGATGGGCGATTCGGGCCCACAGGTGGTTCTGGACCTGTCGCAGGTCGATTTCATGGACAGTTCCGGCCTTGGTGCCGTCATCGCCCTGTTCAAGGCCATGCCTCCCGGGCGGCAGCTGGTTCTGGCCGGGCTGACCCCGAATGTGCAGCGCGTGTTCGAGCTGACGCGAATGGACAAGGTGTTCACCATCACGGATCGCGCGCCAGATGCCCTTCCGCAAGCGGAGGAACCGCAATGA
- a CDS encoding circularly permuted type 2 ATP-grasp protein encodes MYFNEMMDNGQVREPYAMLSDWLATMPAEIRQMKQAEAESLFRRIGITFAVYGEGGDPDRLIPFDMMPRVFLQSEWRKLERGIKQRARALNAFLRDVYGRGEILRAGRIPAHLVYQNEAYEKSVVGFVPPRGVYSHIVGIDIVRTGRDEFHVLEDNCRTPSGVSYMLENREIMMRMFPALFRNNRIEPVDRYPELLRRTLASVAPAKCEGAPTVVILTPGHFNSAYYEHSFLANLMGVELVEGSDLFVDNGFVYMRTTQGPKRVDVIYRRIDDAFLDPLCFRRDSMLGVPGLMDVYRSGGVSIASAPGAGVADDKAIYTFVPEMVRFYLGEEPLLQNVQTWTLWNDDDYRYVMDNLADLVVKEVHGSGGYGMLVGPRATRAEINEFAERIKANPHNYIAQPTLALSTCPTFVDEGVAPRHVDLRPYCLCGDRIELVPGGLTRVALREGSLVVNSSQGGGVKDTWVLSE; translated from the coding sequence ATGTATTTTAACGAGATGATGGACAACGGTCAGGTCCGCGAGCCCTATGCCATGCTGTCGGACTGGCTGGCGACCATGCCGGCCGAGATCCGCCAGATGAAACAGGCCGAGGCCGAGTCGCTGTTTCGCCGCATCGGCATCACCTTTGCCGTCTATGGCGAAGGTGGCGATCCGGACCGGTTGATCCCCTTTGACATGATGCCGCGGGTTTTCCTGCAAAGCGAATGGCGCAAGCTGGAACGCGGGATCAAGCAACGGGCCCGGGCGCTGAACGCCTTTCTGCGCGATGTCTATGGCCGCGGCGAGATCCTGCGTGCCGGCCGGATCCCCGCGCATCTGGTCTATCAGAACGAGGCCTATGAAAAATCGGTGGTCGGCTTCGTGCCGCCGCGCGGGGTCTATTCGCACATCGTCGGCATCGACATCGTGCGCACCGGCCGCGACGAGTTCCATGTGCTCGAGGATAACTGCCGCACCCCGTCCGGCGTCAGCTACATGCTGGAAAACCGCGAAATCATGATGCGCATGTTCCCGGCGCTGTTTCGCAACAACCGCATCGAACCGGTGGATCGTTATCCCGAACTGCTGCGCCGCACCCTGGCCTCGGTCGCGCCGGCGAAATGCGAAGGTGCGCCGACGGTGGTGATCCTGACGCCGGGCCATTTCAACAGCGCCTATTACGAACACAGTTTCCTGGCCAATCTGATGGGGGTCGAGCTGGTCGAGGGCAGCGACCTGTTTGTCGACAACGGCTTTGTCTACATGCGCACCACCCAGGGCCCCAAGCGGGTCGACGTGATCTATCGCCGTATCGACGATGCCTTTCTGGACCCGCTGTGCTTTCGGCGCGATTCCATGCTGGGGGTTCCGGGGCTGATGGATGTCTATCGCTCGGGCGGGGTCAGCATCGCCTCGGCGCCGGGGGCGGGGGTGGCCGACGACAAGGCGATCTATACCTTCGTGCCCGAGATGGTGCGTTTTTACCTGGGCGAGGAGCCGCTGTTGCAGAACGTCCAGACCTGGACGCTGTGGAACGACGACGACTACCGCTATGTCATGGACAATCTGGCCGATCTGGTCGTCAAGGAGGTGCATGGCTCGGGCGGCTACGGCATGCTGGTCGGCCCGCGCGCGACCCGCGCCGAGATCAACGAATTCGCCGAACGCATCAAGGCCAATCCCCACAACTACATCGCCCAGCCGACGCTGGCGCTGTCGACCTGCCCGACCTTCGTGGACGAAGGGGTTGCGCCGCGCCATGTCGATCTGCGTCCCTATTGCCTGTGCGGCGACCGCATCGAACTGGTGCCGGGCGGCCTGACGCGGGTGGCGCTGCGCGAAGGCTCGCTGGTGGTGAACTCGTCGCAGGGCGGCGGGGTCAAGGACACCTGGGTTCTGTCGGAATAA
- a CDS encoding alpha-E domain-containing protein: MLSRTAANLFWMGRHLERAETAARLLDVGARITLLPNTPEGYRNEWESLLRASGASTAFAQHYGDQINQENIEHWLFFNHDNPSSVASCIEKAREGGRIVRTALTSQVWDALNTGYQELRELEKRPRDQLDTAMLTDFTTRHGATVRGAMTATQLRNDGWHFMNLGYSLERADATARLLDVKYFVLLPRVEFIGSGLDNYQWQVILRALSAHRAFQWVYGVDVTAAKVAEFLILNGESPRSLLTSLYEAVWHLDGLVRRYGETAPTTAANHARQTLDALVARDIDAIFDEGLHEFLSWFIGEIAAISDAAHEDYLSGRM, encoded by the coding sequence ATGCTCAGCCGCACCGCCGCCAACCTGTTCTGGATGGGCCGCCATCTCGAGCGCGCCGAAACCGCCGCACGTCTGCTGGACGTGGGGGCACGCATCACCCTGCTGCCCAACACCCCCGAGGGCTATCGCAACGAATGGGAATCGCTGTTGCGCGCCTCGGGCGCCAGCACGGCCTTTGCGCAGCATTACGGCGACCAGATAAATCAGGAAAACATCGAACACTGGCTTTTTTTCAACCACGACAACCCGTCCTCGGTCGCGTCCTGCATCGAAAAGGCGCGCGAGGGGGGACGGATCGTGCGCACTGCGCTGACCAGTCAGGTCTGGGATGCGCTGAACACGGGCTATCAGGAACTGCGCGAACTGGAAAAGCGCCCGCGAGATCAGCTGGATACGGCGATGCTGACCGATTTCACCACGCGTCACGGCGCCACCGTGCGCGGGGCAATGACCGCGACGCAGTTGCGCAACGACGGTTGGCATTTCATGAACCTCGGCTATTCGCTGGAACGCGCCGACGCCACCGCACGCCTGCTGGACGTGAAGTATTTCGTGCTGCTGCCGCGCGTCGAATTCATCGGCTCGGGTCTGGACAACTACCAGTGGCAGGTGATCCTGCGGGCGCTGTCGGCGCATCGCGCCTTTCAATGGGTCTATGGCGTTGATGTCACGGCCGCCAAGGTGGCCGAATTCCTGATCCTGAACGGGGAAAGCCCGCGTTCGCTGCTGACATCGCTTTACGAGGCGGTGTGGCATCTGGACGGCCTGGTGCGCCGTTATGGCGAGACCGCGCCGACCACCGCCGCCAATCATGCGCGCCAGACGCTGGATGCACTGGTTGCCCGCGATATCGATGCCATCTTTGACGAGGGGCTGCACGAATTCCTGTCCTGGTTCATCGGCGAGATCGCCGCCATATCCGACGCGGCGCATGAAGATTACCTGAGCGGCAGGATGTAA
- a CDS encoding transglutaminase family protein: MRLKITHETSYRYDAPVQGLVQSLRLTPSVSEGQKVLDWTIAVSGGQRGVGYRDGAGDWIESWTVRGPVAVVVVSTSGEVETRDTAGVLRGHRETISPLVYLRDTPLTRADAALAELAGGIAGQDNLDLAHQLARAVHQAIAYVPGVTESATSAAEALALGQGVCQDHAHALIACARLRGLPARYVSGYLHSGTGQAGQDAAHAWAELHVGPLGWVGFDAANGCCPDERYVRLASGLDAPDAAPVRGTTFGAGAESLDVSVLVEAMEQ; this comes from the coding sequence ATGCGGCTGAAGATCACCCATGAAACCAGCTATCGCTATGACGCGCCGGTGCAGGGGCTGGTGCAGAGCCTGCGCCTGACCCCTTCGGTATCCGAAGGGCAGAAGGTGCTGGACTGGACCATTGCCGTCAGCGGCGGTCAAAGGGGGGTGGGCTATCGCGACGGGGCGGGCGACTGGATCGAAAGCTGGACGGTGCGGGGCCCGGTGGCGGTTGTGGTCGTTTCCACCTCGGGCGAGGTCGAGACACGCGACACCGCCGGCGTGCTGCGCGGCCATCGCGAAACGATCAGCCCGTTAGTCTATCTGCGCGACACGCCGCTGACCCGGGCCGATGCGGCGCTGGCCGAGCTGGCGGGCGGCATCGCCGGTCAGGACAATCTGGACCTGGCGCATCAGCTGGCGCGGGCGGTCCATCAGGCCATCGCCTATGTCCCCGGCGTCACCGAATCGGCCACCTCGGCAGCCGAGGCGCTGGCCCTGGGGCAAGGCGTCTGCCAGGACCACGCCCATGCCCTGATCGCCTGCGCCCGCCTGCGCGGCCTGCCGGCGCGCTATGTGTCGGGCTATCTGCATTCGGGCACAGGCCAGGCCGGGCAGGACGCAGCCCATGCCTGGGCCGAACTGCACGTCGGCCCGCTGGGCTGGGTCGGTTTCGACGCGGCGAACGGCTGCTGCCCCGACGAACGCTATGTGCGCCTGGCCTCGGGTCTGGATGCGCCGGATGCGGCGCCGGTGCGCGGCACCACCTTCGGGGCCGGAGCCGAAAGCCTGGATGTCAGTGTTCTGGTCGAGGCGATGGAACAGTAG